A genomic stretch from Streptomyces sp. QL37 includes:
- a CDS encoding ROK family protein: protein MNGKSTTTRTKLERGRSALGPALELVHTGRAPTRAVLTSELGVTRATAGAVAAELEALGLIRVDSSPGSAAGSQGRPSHRLSIRDSGPVALAAQVHSDGFRAALVGLGGRIVATAPGCVAVMADPAQVLGEVVEAGARLLRETGLRCVGAGLAVPSAVAEPEGTALNPLHIAWPAGAPVREIFSTCVRAAGITGPAFTANDVNLAALAEHRHGAGRGAQHLLCVATGHRGVGGALVLDGRLHSGSSGLALEVGHLTVNPEGGPCHCGGRGCLDVETDPLAFLTAAGREPGPEESLLKQSGGLLRTEYGDPDVRAAAEELIDRLGLGLAGLVNILNPDRIILGGLHRDLLEADPERLRAVVADRSLWGRSGSVPILSCTLDHNSLVGAAELAWQPVLDDPLAALA from the coding sequence ATGAACGGCAAGTCGACCACCACGCGGACGAAGCTGGAGAGGGGCCGCAGCGCGCTCGGGCCCGCCCTGGAGCTCGTGCACACCGGGCGTGCCCCCACCCGTGCCGTACTCACCTCCGAACTCGGCGTCACCCGTGCCACGGCGGGCGCGGTGGCCGCGGAGCTCGAGGCGCTCGGGCTCATCAGGGTCGACTCCAGCCCGGGCTCCGCCGCCGGCTCGCAGGGCCGCCCCTCGCACCGGCTGTCCATCCGTGACAGCGGGCCCGTGGCCCTCGCCGCCCAGGTGCACTCCGACGGCTTCCGTGCCGCGCTCGTGGGGCTCGGGGGCAGGATCGTGGCCACCGCGCCCGGCTGTGTCGCCGTCATGGCCGATCCCGCCCAGGTCCTCGGCGAGGTCGTGGAGGCCGGGGCCCGTCTCCTGCGTGAGACCGGGCTGCGCTGTGTCGGAGCCGGACTCGCCGTGCCCTCCGCCGTGGCCGAACCCGAGGGCACGGCCCTCAACCCGCTGCACATCGCCTGGCCGGCCGGCGCGCCGGTCCGGGAGATCTTCTCCACCTGCGTACGCGCCGCGGGCATCACCGGACCCGCGTTCACCGCCAACGACGTCAACCTCGCCGCCCTCGCCGAGCACCGGCACGGCGCGGGGCGTGGTGCCCAGCACCTGCTCTGCGTCGCCACGGGCCACCGGGGGGTGGGTGGTGCCCTCGTCCTGGACGGCCGCCTCCACAGCGGGAGTTCGGGACTCGCCCTGGAAGTGGGGCATCTGACCGTCAACCCCGAGGGCGGCCCCTGTCACTGCGGCGGACGAGGCTGCCTCGACGTGGAGACCGACCCCCTCGCCTTCCTCACGGCGGCCGGCCGGGAGCCCGGCCCCGAGGAGTCGCTGCTCAAGCAGTCCGGAGGCCTGCTGCGCACGGAGTACGGCGACCCCGATGTGCGGGCCGCGGCCGAGGAGCTGATCGACCGCCTCGGCCTGGGCCTCGCCGGGCTGGTCAACATCCTCAACCCGGACCGGATCATCCTGGGCGGCCTGCACCGCGACCTCCTGGAGGCCGACCCCGAACGCCTGCGGGCGGTCGTCGCCGACCGCAGCCTCTGGGGGCGCAGCGGAAGCGTGCCGATCCTGTCCTGCACGCTCGACCACAACAGTCTGGTGGGCGCGGCCGAACTGGCCTGGCAGCCCGTACTCGACGACCCGCTGGCCGCACTGGCCTGA